tgaaaGATGCGCAACTcagagttctcccacttgctgttctgttctttcttggcccaccgcaaaacgtgttccttgtccatgaaacggtgaaaacgtaccaccatcgccctcggcggctcgttcgctctgggcttcctcgcgagggctctgtgtgctctgtccaattccaggggccgagggaacgccccagcccccatcaacttcgcgAACATGtctgtcacataggccctcgcattcgATCCCTcagtgccttcagggaggccaacaattctgagattctggaccctggcctcctggacctattctccaggtcctccagcttctccttcattcttttctggcggccgttcatcatccccaccttgctttccagcacggttatatactcctcgtgctcggacaacttttgttcggtctcctggatcgctctctcgtgagtttcctgattctgaaccagttgatcaatcgaagccttaatcgggtccagcgtgtcctcgttcagcttggcgaagcaatcctcgaaaaacttcaccagctgctccgtcgaccactgtgccgtctccccatgGACCTTGCTCTCCGAAATGCTGTCCTGTGTTACCAgttctgcttgcgtctcccttctaggactttgtcttctcacatggccacttctggtccaattcgccATATACCGGAGGGggttttctcctcactgtctcactcttcactgatttatcccataaaatccgaaaaaaatgggggaaaaaggtccaaaagtccgttacaggcgggagccatcaaatgtgcgacctattccaccatggccgccaccggaagtctctggtaactttattttcaatGCAGCATTCAGAGAATTCCAACTTGCCCTTTAGCAAGGTAGTCAGATTAATTGTCATTAGCGAACACAGTGGTTGAGTTTTAAAATACAGATCATGGTAATTCTTCAAACCATAATACACAGAATAACATAACTAaataatttaaacaaaagaaagatggcgatagcaaaagcaagcagcaaagaaataggtttcagaaatttaGACAGGGTGATTCCGGAATGAGTTTTCCATCCCGGCTAAGTTATTCTTAAGGAGATAACTATCTTAAGGTCTCGCCTTCTTTTCAcccctgattggctttaactaatttgtaattcactcaattcggccaaactgtctatcaattttaagagatatattTATTTAAATATCTTGTTACAAATTTTCCCAtaccatcgcttgccaattttcgTTCAGAAAGTAAGTCTAGACTGGCTGTTTCCATAGAGACGGAACTACCAGTTCTTACTGAATAACAATGGggtcttttagctagttgacgtcactgtTCTTACAGTCTCAAGCAATttgcaaaatgttcccagctattcggcttcccttactctcatggttaatatgattatagttaattattcttaatgagttctcatttaaacctcttatattggactagaaaagtcaatttctatcaccCCGCTTCTCCTTATCCATTTGTCCAATCTGGGACCAGTCATCTGCTTTTTGCTGTGTTACAATCACAGCTGATGTTATTCCACAGCTAACGTTATTCGCCGAGCAAGCCAAAATCCCAGACGGAAACTTGTCCAACCAATCATAACCCTTTTCATTGTGTTCTGAAAATGAGAGAAACCTACTGAACCCAGAAACATAGAATTCCAGTCACGctttggaaattttgaaaagtgaAGGATTTATTAACAAGATGTAAAGAAAACTGAAGCACAAAAGATTACAGATACACAGTAAAAAATACTCTTAACAAAACATTCCTCACCAAAAGAAACACTTGGTCAGACCCAAAAGTAAACATATTCCTGGCAACAGTTCAGTATATATTTGTAACTCTAAAAATTCTGCACATAGCAGATGATTTCTCACATTCTCCTACACTGCTCTGGAAATACAAGAATAGAAAGAAACAATAATGCTTTATACAACCAAGACTTTTCTGCCTCGACTGGATGGTCGATTCAAAATTTGTACCTTTTTGTAGCAGAGGACTTTTCCCAAAAGgtcttccccacacagccaacacaacaATATTTCCTTAACTATCCCTTTTCTCTTTCATCTTCGATTGCATTGTCTTTAGTCCCGCTTTGAACTAAACATTTCCAAAATATAAATATCTCTTCTGTTTTTCCTATTGCCTCCCCATTTGGGTTAAATAAAAGTCTTCCCTTGTTTACTTTTGAAACCTTTGCAAACTGTAAGACTtttactcccctttgaaattgAGCAACAAAAAAGTCAAACCCCTGTCACTCTCCTACCGCAAAGTTCTAAACTCTACTTATTTACTTTTAACGCACTTTACTGCAGCTTCATTACAAATACATGCATTTACACCTACTACCTATTTTATCTCTCAACTCTCccagacaagttgtctccattaatTATTCCCCAGTTTAATTAAATAATttagacacacacatatatatatatatatatatatatatatacagcctTCTTTTTAGAATAACACAATATTCCACCCCAATATAATAAAACATTAATCCTCACAACTGCTATGGTCATGGGCGTtaatcaatgaaaaaaggttaaagtTCACTGTCGGGCGcttttggtggggtgtttcccgaTGGTGGCAGTGCTGAGAATAACCCTGCTATTCAATCGTATTTTGCTTTGGAGTTTCTCAACGTTGAGGCTACACTTAGGCAGgcatcctgcactggcgagctgaactCGCCAGCAGATCCGACTCCTTGAAGATCgcagcaccattttggaaggctgccccacGATCTCTAgaccctctcctccccccgcccctttATCCCCCAACTTTCTTGAGGCCCTTGGAAACCTCCCCCACTAATGGGCAAGGTCATCCCTGGCCCGATCCTTGGCACCtggacactgacagtgctcctggcaatgccacccaggctggcacagccagggtgctttGTTGGTGCGTCAGGTTGCTTGCGTCAAGGTGCCACCTGGGGTTCTCTAATGGCCTGCAAGTTTCTcccgcccccccacaaccccaggGTGCCATCACGCCTGGACCACGTTTGTAGAAACCAGTGTTAAACGGCCCCTTGGCAAGATCTCACCAGCATGGCCTTTGACTCCTGGGCGCTGGGTCTTGCCCAGCGAGGGAGTGATCCAGATCGCGTGGGGTGACTCGCAATCGGCCTGGCGCCAGGCACGGAGCCAAATTTGGGGCTCTCGCGGAATTCACCCGTCGCACCTGGAAGGTGCCCGGATCAGCGCTGGCCGTAAGGCAGTCGCTAAATCATGCCCTGTATGTCTTTTCTGCTTATTTAGCCCATGTTTCATATCAAAACTGTTCCTTCAGTCACCAATATCTTCAACCCTTTTTGGGTAATCTGTGACTGCCAGACTAAAACTTTACACTTGTCTATAAGAATAACGGAAGGTCTGAAAACTGAAATAATCCAGAGCAATGAGGTGTTAGTTGTGGCTCAGTGGTTACATTCTTAtctctgagtcaggaggttgtgggttcaaatccacctCCAGAAACATGAGCATCAAATCCAGGTTGACATTCTGatgcagtcctgagggagcactgcactgtcagaggtcccgtCTTCCAGATCAGACTGTCAATTATGGCCACATCTACCCTCAGTTGGGGGTAAAGGTTCCCATGATGTTATtccaaagagcaggggagttctcccaggTTTACCGCTTAATATTTGTCCCTCAACAAACATCACTGAACAGATTCTCTGGTCactatcacatttctgtttgtgggatcttgctgtgcacatttGGTgactgtatttcctacattacaacagtgactacacttcaaaagaacctCATTGTCTGTAAaatactttgggacatcctgaagttgtgaaaggcgctatataaatacaagtcttccattaacaaaggaaaaaagacccaacAATGGAACAGTCAGTAACAGGACATCAATCAGTCTCCTCTTATCTAACAGAAAATCAAGGACTCCAACACTGTGTGTTTCACACAAAGCTGATTTAATTCATCTATAATCAGGACATTAAACTCCAGTTACAGGGATTATCAACATCAACTGAAACAAACtgtaactgtcagaatgaacatggttcagtcctggatgtgattcacagcagcaagaacagcagaatccaactcctgtaacttgtgacctcgctggtgtgtctgcagggtggatgaccgaatgaatcccttcccacatagggAACAAATGAACGGTCCCTCTCTGGTGTGGATGCGCTGGTGTTTCATCCGGAGACActgctgaatgaatcccttcccacacacggagcaggtgaacggcctctctccagtgtgactgcgctggtgaatcagcagatccattttgccTTTGAAGCTTTTCCCGCAgtcggaacatttaaaaggtcttgtgtctgagtgaacacgctggtgtgaagTGAGGTGGgcagactgagtgaatcccttcccacactcaaggcaggtgaatggtttcaccccactgtgaatgcgcttgtgtctcagcagggtggatgactgagcgaatcccttcccacacacagagcaggtaaatggtctctccccagtgtgaactcgctggtgatccaAAAGGTTGCATAACTGAATGAATGCCatcccacactcagggcaggtgaatggtttctccccagtgtgaactcgctggtgggtcagcaggctggataactgagtgaatctcttcccacactgagagcaggtgaacggcctctccccagtatgaactcgctggtgtgccaatAGATTTTttttgcttttaaagctcttttcgcagtcggaacatttaaaaggtctcatgtctgagtgaacaagttggtgtgcagtGAGGTGTGTTAgttgagtgaatccattcccacactcggAACAGGTGAAGAGTCTCACCCCAGTGTGAGTTGTCTGGTGTTTACGTAAGCTAGATgattgtgtgaatcccttcccacactgagagcaggtgaacggcctctccccagtgtgactgcgtcgatgggttTCCAGCACAGACGGtgttctgaatcccttcccacagtccccacatttccacggcttCTCCATGGTActggtgtcctcgtgtctctccaggttggacgatcagttgaagcctagtCCACACACAGAACCCGTGCAgtttctccccgctgtgaatgatgtgatgttttttcaggctgtgtaactggttaaagctctttccacagtcagttcactggaacactctcactcgggtgtgtgttgtgtgggtctcggtgcttttccagtcacactgatgttcccacagtcagttcactggaactctctcactcgggtgtgcgtTGTGTGggcctcggtgcttttccagtcacattgatgtttgaaatcttttcccacagacagaactaacaaacatttctccttccgcttttaaaggccgatgatattcaggtcctgatgaatcgagtTTTGCAAATCCTAATTTAATACCTGTAAAAGCAGTTGACAGTGTTAGTGTCACATTCAAtccaggacagaaattcagaacaggcGATTTCTAGTTTCCATGGGATATCATGCCTTCTCGTTTCCCCCAACATGTGATTCAAACAAATTACATTTAACAACAAGCTCCCAAAAAGAGTTAAGAGAACCGTTCCAACTCTATGACTCTATACCAAGTGGTGGTAAAAGGGATATGTATTAATTGGTatttgatggtcagcatagacatggtgggccaTGGTGGACTGatatgatctcttcacacattttctctactgagtaacactacactcctgtatgcttcacccgatgcctatgtatttacat
This portion of the Scyliorhinus torazame isolate Kashiwa2021f chromosome 5, sScyTor2.1, whole genome shotgun sequence genome encodes:
- the LOC140419780 gene encoding uncharacterized protein, with product MEKPWKCGDCGKGFRTPSVLETHRRSHTGERPFTCSQCGKGFTQSSSLRKHQTTHTGVRLFTCSECGNGFTQLTHLTAHQLVHSDMRPFKCSDCEKSFKSKKNLLAHQRVHTGERPFTCSQCGKRFTQLSSLLTHQRVHTGEKPFTCPECGMAFIQLCNLLDHQRVHTGERPFTCSVCGKGFAQSSTLLRHKRIHSGVKPFTCLECGKGFTQSAHLTSHQRVHSDTRPFKCSDCGKSFKGKMDLLIHQRSHTGERPFTCSVCGKGFIQQCLRMKHQRIHTREGPFICSLCGKGFIRSSTLQTHQRGHKLQELDSAVLAAVNHIQD